The Weissella confusa DNA window CAACCAGTTTTGTGTCAATCCTTGCTTACCGATGCTAAACAATGGACGCATGTCATGTGCTGATGCGCGCAAGTAACGCTTTTGCTTTCCGCGTAGTGAAATCATATTAAATCATTGCCCTTCGTGTTAATACTGAAACCCCTTCAGGAGCCCAGCCTGCTACAACCGTGTTGGCAGGAACTGTAATCCAGCCCAAACCGTCAATCACGATATCTGTCTTCTCTGTTACCTTGAACTCGTGACGTTGCAATGGTGGCAACATGTCCAAGTTCTCCGTCGTTGGTGGCAACAACAATTCACCAGCGTGCTTGCTGTAGAATTCGTCAGCCTTTTCCAACTTCGTGCGGTGAATCATCAAGTTGTTCTCAAAGTAAGCCGTAATACCAGCCTTCTCACCTTGAATGAAGTCGAAACGTGCCAATGCACCCATGAACAATGTTTGTTGTGGGTTCAATTGGTAAGTCTTTGGCTTCAATTCCTTTTGTGGCGAAACGTACTTCAAGTCCTTTGGCGTCAAATAGTGCGCCATTTGGTCTTGGTGAATGATACCTGGTGTGTCGATGATAAACGTATCGTCATCCAATGGAATCTCAATACGATCCAACGTCGTTCCTGGGAAACGTGACGTCGTAATCACATCCTTGTTGTCACCCGTTGCATCCTTGATGATTTGGTTAATCAACGTTGACTTACCAACGTTGGTAACACCAACAACATAAACTGAGCGACCTTCACGGTACTTCTCAATCATGTCCATCAAAGCTGGCACGTCATCACCGCTCTTACCTGACGTCAATTGAACGTCAACAGGACGCAAACCAGCAATGTTAGCTTGTTGACGCATCCAGTCCTTAATCTTTGAACGCTTCAAAGACTTTGGCAAAACGTCAACCTTGTTACCAACTAGCAAAACTGGGTTGTTACCAACGAAACGGTGCAATCCTGGAATCAATGATCCAGAAAAGTCGAACACGTCCATTACGTAAACAACCAATGAATCCGTTGCTGAAATTTCGTTCAACAACAAGCGGAAATCATCATCCGTCAAATCGACGGGTTGGATTTCGTTGTAGTGACGCAAACGGAAGCAGCGTTGGCACAACACTTCTTCGTTTTCAAATCCCTTCAACAAAGCTGACATTGGGGCATAACCCAATTCACCCTTGTGCTCAGTTTGGATCAACGCACCACATCCAATGCATCGCAATCCGTCTGCCAAGTAACCTTGAACTTCTGCTTCACTAATCAAGTGTCGTCCTCCATTGTAGTTCTGGGTGTGCCTTTAGCATGCGCTTCTTAACACCCTTTTCAAAAAATCGGTTAATCTTTGTATTCCATTGGTCAGTCTCAATTAGAGGCTTAACCAAGATGCTTCGTACGCCGTGGTTGTTTGATGACCAGATGTCAGTCAACAATTGGTCACCGACCATCACAACGTCGTTCTTTTGCAAATTAAGCTTTGTTACGGCTTCATTCAAGCCACGTGTCAACGGCTTTAGGGCACGTGACACAAACGGTAGATTCAACGGTTCAGCAACACGTGCAATACGTTCAGCTGAGTTATTTGAAACAATCATTACTGGGATGCCAGCTTCATTCATTCGCTCAAGCCAGTCATGCAATTCAGTCGTGCCGTCAGGGTTATTCCAAGCAATCAACGTGTTATCCAAGTCAGTCAAAACTGCCTTGATACCTTGTGCCTGAAGTTGTTCTGGCGTCAAACGGTAGATTGCATCAATCATCCAAGTTGGTGTAAATGATTCAGTCATTTTTCGTCCTTTTCACAATTTGTCTTACTATAAATTATACGCTAAATACTGTCGTTTATAAAGTAGGGTGACCAGGTCACAAATAAAAAACAACCAGCAACGGAAACCATCGCTGATTGTTCTTAAACTCTATTACTTAGCGCGCTCAGCGTTGTACTTCTTTTCACCGACGTGTTCTTCACCCAATGAAACGAAGTCGTATGACAACTTGGCGTTACGCTCGAATTCAGCCAAACCATAGTTAATGATTTCGTCGAT harbors:
- the yqeH gene encoding ribosome biogenesis GTPase YqeH translates to MISEAEVQGYLADGLRCIGCGALIQTEHKGELGYAPMSALLKGFENEEVLCQRCFRLRHYNEIQPVDLTDDDFRLLLNEISATDSLVVYVMDVFDFSGSLIPGLHRFVGNNPVLLVGNKVDVLPKSLKRSKIKDWMRQQANIAGLRPVDVQLTSGKSGDDVPALMDMIEKYREGRSVYVVGVTNVGKSTLINQIIKDATGDNKDVITTSRFPGTTLDRIEIPLDDDTFIIDTPGIIHQDQMAHYLTPKDLKYVSPQKELKPKTYQLNPQQTLFMGALARFDFIQGEKAGITAYFENNLMIHRTKLEKADEFYSKHAGELLLPPTTENLDMLPPLQRHEFKVTEKTDIVIDGLGWITVPANTVVAGWAPEGVSVLTRRAMI
- a CDS encoding YqeG family HAD IIIA-type phosphatase → MTESFTPTWMIDAIYRLTPEQLQAQGIKAVLTDLDNTLIAWNNPDGTTELHDWLERMNEAGIPVMIVSNNSAERIARVAEPLNLPFVSRALKPLTRGLNEAVTKLNLQKNDVVMVGDQLLTDIWSSNNHGVRSILVKPLIETDQWNTKINRFFEKGVKKRMLKAHPELQWRTTLD